From a single Erpetoichthys calabaricus chromosome 1, fErpCal1.3, whole genome shotgun sequence genomic region:
- the LOC114664587 gene encoding gastrula zinc finger protein XlCGF57.1-like isoform X3, whose protein sequence is MYQATHETLEKIFKCEEAVSEEESNDMERVNPMLFTYNVDKRSVRIKQEDCAWEFGFTEDSEQKFDCSDSQKHKILHGVKVEDLKTESVAQYKEVAELDSSPSGPCFLQDHFVHVKLEPLESEIKRTEKRPCLSHSDEALQDSFSSPLFVQPPLPCTLQHKQHEGNLEKLSCTSETCVPASLQNSSSTVVKLSLDAIKTQQGWDTDRLRLQCKSNYKDHQRTHKTQKSHCCTECGKRFLHKNSLLIHTRVHTGERPYCCSHCGKRFSDKSSLRKHIKIHTGEKPYCCSECGKRFSRISHLQCHTSTHTGEKPYCCSECGKRFSDRSSLQRHTSIHTGEKMFCCPQCGKRFSVKSSLRKHIKIHTGEKPYGCSECGKQFSDSSHLQTHIRIHTGEKPYSCSQCGKQFSDNSSLQSHTRVHNGEKPYCCSECGKQFSKISNLYTHKRIHTGEKPYCCSECGKLFSHSNSLQKHKRTHTGEKPYCCSECGKQFSLSSSLQSHMRIHTGEKPFCCPECGKQFSHGSSFRKHTRIHTGEKLYCCCECGSRFSQLSHLQRHARIHTGEKPYCCPECGKRFSDSSSLKSHNRIHTGENERKKKKENNLQVTM, encoded by the exons ATGTACCAGGCTACGCACGAGACTTTGGAGAAGATATTTAAATGTGAAGAGGCAGTCTCTGAGGAGGAGAGTAATGACATGGAAAGGGTGAATCCCATGCTTTTCACGTACAACGTGGATAAAAGAAGTGTGCGTATTAAACAGGAGGACTGTGCGTGGGAGTTTGGCTTTACAGAAGACTCTGAGCAGAAGTTTGACTGCAGTGactcacaaaaacacaaaattcttcatgGTGTCAAGGTAGAGGACCTAAAAACAGAGTCGGTCGCTCAGTACAAAGAGGTTGCCGAATTAGACTCCTCTCCAAGTGGACCCTGCTTCTTGCAGGACCATTTTGTCCATGTTAAGCTGGAACCACTGGAATCGGAAATCAAGAGGACTGAGAAACGGCCATGTCTGAGTCATTCTGATGAAG CTTTACAGGACAGCTTCTCGTCACCTTTGTTTGTACAGCCCCCTCTTCCATGCACTTTACAACATAAGCAACATGAAGGAAATCTGGAGAAACTGTCATGTACATCAGAGACTTGTGTGCCAGCATCCTTACAAAACAGTTCTTCGACTGTGGTGAAACTAAGCTTAGATGCTATCAAAACTCAACAGGGATGGGATACAGACCGATTGCGATTACAATGCAAATCAAATTATAAAGATCATCAGCGGACTCACAAGACACAGAAGTCacattgctgtactgaatgtggcaagcgattctTGCACAAAAATAGTCTCCTAATACATACAagagttcacacaggagagagGCCATACTGTTGTTCTCACTGCGGCAAACGGTTCTCTGACAAAAGCAGTCTTCGGAAACACAttaaaattcacactggagagaagccttattgctgttcAGAGTGTGGAAAACGATTTTCACGAATAAGCCATCTTCAGTgccacacaagcacacacactggggagaagccatactgctgttctgaatgtggtaaacgattctctGACAGAAGTAGCCTTCAGAGACACACAAGTATTCATACAGGAGAGAAAATGTTTTGCTGTCCTCAATGTGGGAAGCGCTTCTCTGTCAAGAGCAGCCTTAGGAAACACATTaaaattcatactggagaaaagccgtatggatgttctgaatgtggcaaacaattctctgaCAGCAGCCATCTTCAGACCCATAtaagaattcacaccggagagaaaccATATAGCTGTTCTCAATGTGGCAAGCAGTTCTCTGATAATAGCAGTCTTCAGAGCCATACAAGAGTTCACaatggagagaagccatactgctgttctgaatgtggcaagcagttcTCAAAAATAAGCAATCTTTATactcacaaaagaattcacactggagagaagccatactgctgctccGAGTGTGGAAAACTATTCTCTCACAGCAACAGTCTTCAGAAACATAAAAGgactcacactggagagaagccatattgctgctctgaatgtggcaaacagttttcactcAGCAGCAGCCTTCAGAGCCACAtgagaattcacacaggggagaaaccattttgctgtcctgaatgtggtaaacagttctcTCATGGCAGCAGTTTTCGAaagcacacaagaattcacactggagagaagttGTACTGCTGTTGTGAATGTGGCAGTCGATTTTCACAATTAAGCCATCTTCAGAGACatgcaagaattcacactggagagaagccctaCTGCTGCcctgaatgtggcaagcgatttTCTGACAGTAGCAGCCTTAAGAGCCACAATaggattcacactggagaaaatgaacggaaaaagaagaaagagaacaaCTTGCAGGTGACCATGTAG